In Psychrobacter ciconiae, the following are encoded in one genomic region:
- a CDS encoding type IV pilin protein, translating to MIYQLKHQRGFTLIELMIVVAIIGVLAAIAYPSYDRYVIKTKRVDMMTEMQNIAGQLQSRKLAQGRFSAVDTNGLAGNYPKQGQALYTVSITPSPLTPQWQITATPIANTQMANDGTLTLNHRGIKCRDTACGSNDEWNK from the coding sequence ATGATATATCAACTCAAACATCAACGCGGCTTTACTCTCATTGAGCTGATGATCGTCGTTGCTATCATCGGCGTTCTTGCTGCCATCGCCTACCCAAGTTATGACCGCTACGTCATCAAGACCAAGCGCGTTGACATGATGACCGAGATGCAAAATATCGCCGGTCAACTCCAAAGCCGAAAACTGGCGCAAGGCAGATTTAGCGCCGTCGATACCAACGGCTTGGCGGGCAACTATCCAAAACAAGGTCAAGCGCTGTACACCGTGAGCATCACCCCATCACCGCTGACGCCGCAATGGCAAATCACCGCCACCCCCATTGCCAATACGCAAATGGCAAATGACGGCACACTGACTTTGAACCATCGTGGTATTAAATGCCGCGATACGGCTTGCGGTAGTAATGATGAGTGGAATAAATAG
- a CDS encoding type IV pilin protein encodes MIMQLSSRQLSHNQSGFTLIELMVVAIIIGILAAVAIPSYRRYTITNAEREVQAKMLNLQLELERWRARALSYQGFKPQSGNGFNYDETDNKTIYLPSKANYRYKITLVDGGNVSKSLVANPAANTVDSITGRSWKMLAEPNTSGITKNAHYMLMTSTGLRCQNKTTVRVTDPSCGTGQETW; translated from the coding sequence ATGATAATGCAACTTAGCTCAAGACAGTTATCTCACAATCAGTCAGGGTTTACCTTAATTGAGCTGATGGTTGTTGCCATTATTATTGGGATTTTAGCGGCAGTGGCAATTCCAAGCTACCGCCGCTACACCATCACCAATGCTGAGCGTGAAGTTCAAGCAAAAATGCTTAATTTGCAGCTTGAGCTTGAGCGTTGGCGCGCTAGAGCTTTGTCTTATCAAGGTTTTAAGCCGCAATCTGGCAATGGCTTTAATTATGATGAAACGGATAATAAGACCATTTATCTCCCAAGCAAAGCAAATTATCGTTATAAAATAACGCTTGTCGATGGCGGCAATGTGAGTAAATCGCTAGTGGCAAACCCTGCTGCTAATACTGTCGACAGCATCACAGGTCGTTCTTGGAAGATGCTTGCTGAGCCTAACACAAGTGGCATCACTAAAAATGCGCATTATATGCTGATGACCAGTACAGGTCTGCGCTGCCAAAATAAAACAACCGTTAGAGTTACTGATCCCAGTTGCGGCACCGGTCAGGAGACGTGGTAA